A part of Vulcanisaeta moutnovskia 768-28 genomic DNA contains:
- a CDS encoding thiolase domain-containing protein yields MSRNIYVKHRPAVIGAGLTLFRRRMLETPKELAWIAAKQALDEAGLTLKDIDCVVIGSAPDTFDGVHFKGEYLADGSGGVGKPTMRVFVGGATGVMVPIAAWWHVASGHCKTVLAVAEEKMSSADIPHPQAVFRYIWDPITEVPLQPNLIWIFAMEMHRYMYKCGAKKEDIALVSVKNKRNALDHPAAQVAANITVDDVLKSEMLVWPVQLLDISPVSDGAAAFIVASEDVARRQTDTPVWIDGVGWTLDTTSWTNRDLAFPEYANVAAQMAYRMAGITNPRREIDVAEVYDPFDYKELHHMEGLGLAKKCEAPKLTKEGVTQRDGDLPINPSGGLLGVGNPIAAAGTMKVAEIYWQLAGKAGKRQVRKPAYTGLAHAWGDLMQASTVVVMRV; encoded by the coding sequence ATGAGTAGGAACATTTACGTAAAGCACAGGCCTGCAGTAATTGGTGCAGGACTAACATTATTTAGGAGGAGGATGCTCGAGACTCCTAAGGAGCTTGCTTGGATAGCCGCTAAGCAAGCGCTTGATGAGGCTGGGCTTACGCTTAAGGATATTGATTGCGTGGTAATAGGTTCGGCGCCGGACACGTTTGATGGAGTCCACTTTAAAGGTGAATATCTAGCCGATGGTTCCGGTGGTGTTGGTAAACCAACGATGAGGGTTTTCGTTGGCGGTGCTACCGGCGTAATGGTACCAATAGCCGCCTGGTGGCATGTAGCAAGTGGGCATTGCAAGACTGTGCTAGCCGTCGCTGAGGAGAAAATGAGTAGCGCCGATATACCGCATCCACAAGCGGTCTTTAGGTACATATGGGATCCGATCACTGAGGTGCCACTACAGCCGAATTTAATTTGGATATTCGCAATGGAAATGCATAGGTACATGTATAAGTGCGGTGCTAAGAAGGAGGATATAGCTCTAGTCAGCGTTAAGAATAAGCGTAATGCCCTCGATCATCCAGCGGCCCAGGTGGCGGCGAACATAACGGTGGATGATGTATTGAAGAGCGAGATGTTGGTATGGCCTGTTCAGTTACTCGATATCTCACCAGTAAGTGATGGTGCTGCGGCATTCATAGTAGCCAGTGAGGATGTTGCAAGGAGACAAACTGATACGCCGGTTTGGATTGATGGCGTTGGTTGGACCTTGGACACAACATCCTGGACAAACAGGGACCTGGCGTTTCCAGAATATGCTAATGTTGCTGCTCAGATGGCTTATAGAATGGCCGGTATTACGAATCCGAGGAGAGAGATTGATGTTGCTGAGGTCTACGATCCATTTGACTACAAGGAGCTGCATCACATGGAGGGGCTTGGGCTCGCCAAGAAGTGCGAGGCGCCGAAACTAACTAAGGAAGGCGTTACCCAGAGGGATGGTGACTTACCAATAAATCCATCAGGTGGATTACTCGGTGTCGGTAATCCAATAGCCGCTGCCGGCACAATGAAGGTGGCAGAGATATACTGGCAATTAGCTGGGAAAGCAGGTAAGAGACAAGTAAGGAAGCCAGCATATACGGGTCTTGCCCATGCCTGGGGCGACCTAATGCAAGCGAGCACAGTAGTAGTAATGAGGGTATAA
- a CDS encoding DUF6282 family protein produces MIMINTRDLLRGAFDFHVHSAPDIVPRLLDDVDLARLYRDYGFGGFIIKNHYSPTYDRAYLVRKIVEDIEIFGGVVLNNSVGGLNPRIVYVAGRSGAKIVWFPTVDSANERSSLLNWRDKPNPPAWARAQLELYERGLLGNALSIFDEDGRIKPEVDEILDLIKEFNMILATGHLSPSEGMQLVKRAAERGVRKIIVTHPEFPMTKYSIEQQRELANYSVYFERCYQSVLAGRASINDVVKAIRETGVERNILSTDLGQVHNEPPPRGYAKFIEQLMNEGFTREEIEVMTKENQRKLLY; encoded by the coding sequence ATGATTATGATTAATACTAGGGATTTATTGAGGGGTGCATTTGATTTTCATGTTCATAGCGCACCTGATATTGTACCTAGGCTCCTTGATGACGTAGATTTAGCAAGACTATATAGGGATTATGGTTTTGGTGGTTTCATTATCAAGAATCATTACTCACCGACTTATGATAGAGCCTACCTGGTTAGGAAGATTGTGGAGGACATTGAGATCTTTGGAGGTGTTGTGCTCAATAATTCAGTTGGCGGCTTAAATCCAAGGATTGTGTATGTGGCTGGTCGATCAGGGGCTAAGATTGTTTGGTTCCCAACCGTTGACTCGGCAAATGAGAGGTCCTCATTACTTAATTGGCGTGACAAGCCCAACCCACCGGCATGGGCTAGGGCACAGCTTGAGCTTTATGAAAGGGGCTTGCTGGGTAATGCGTTAAGTATTTTTGATGAGGATGGTAGGATTAAGCCTGAGGTTGATGAGATCCTAGACTTAATTAAAGAATTCAACATGATACTTGCCACAGGCCACTTAAGCCCTAGTGAGGGTATGCAATTAGTTAAGAGGGCTGCGGAGCGTGGCGTTAGGAAGATAATTGTTACTCATCCTGAATTTCCAATGACTAAGTACAGTATTGAGCAACAGAGGGAATTAGCCAATTACAGTGTCTACTTTGAGAGATGCTATCAATCAGTTCTAGCGGGTAGGGCAAGTATTAATGATGTTGTGAAGGCCATTAGGGAAACCGGTGTTGAGAGGAACATACTATCAACGGATTTAGGTCAGGTCCATAATGAGCCACCGCCACGGGGCTATGCTAAGTTCATTGAGCAACTAATGAATGAAGGCTTTACCAGGGAGGAAATAGAAGTTATGACAAAGGAAAACCAAAGAAAATTATTATATTGA
- a CDS encoding hydantoinase/oxoprolinase family protein, which yields MAVVAVDVGGTFTDFVILKSDGTIYSIKILSTPRSPEVAVLDGLRRIREPISEVLHATTIGTNTLLGQVGLEIPKVALFTTKGFRDVIEIGRQNRPRLYDLFFDKPRPLVPRELRFEVDERVLADGTVAKQVDPRAVEEYAVKARSMGVVSVAVSYLHSYINPVNEEVTGDVLRKYFRYVSLSSKIAPEPREYERTSTTVVNAVLMPIVSEYIARFSEGLKELNIDRFYIMSSAGGLIDANEAMERPVQLIESGPAAGAVAVAEFSRLIGAENIIGFDMGGTTAKASSILKHEPEVTTEYEVGGEAHHGRLIKGSGYPVRFPFIDLAEVSSGGGTIIWRDEAGALRVGPISAGADPGPICYGRGGRESTLTDANVALGRIGEYLLGGEMRLDRDAAIKGLSRLGDPINVALEAIRLATIEMARAVRLVTVERGLDPRDFTLMAFGGAGPQFAPYIAEELGINSVIVPPEPGAFSALGLLMADERFEVRASFPRNLEDEFRRLEDELLSRLGRVDYFLRYADVRYIGQGWELTIPVGKPASMGDVEKAFNDRHYATYGFKLNKPIEVVTIRVFAVITRIKPRFKATKAEGEAKPRSFRKVFFDEWIEVPIYWREEIPTGQVIDGPAIIEEYGSTIVIPPRWKAAVGKHGEVRIMH from the coding sequence ATGGCAGTTGTTGCTGTTGATGTTGGTGGCACATTTACGGATTTCGTAATCCTTAAGAGCGACGGAACCATATACTCGATTAAGATCCTCAGTACTCCGAGGAGCCCTGAGGTTGCGGTGCTCGATGGTTTAAGGAGGATTAGGGAACCAATTTCCGAGGTTCTTCATGCAACTACTATTGGTACGAACACACTGCTTGGGCAGGTTGGTCTTGAAATTCCTAAGGTGGCGTTGTTCACTACGAAGGGCTTTAGGGACGTTATTGAGATCGGCCGTCAAAACAGACCTAGGCTTTATGACTTGTTCTTCGATAAGCCGAGGCCCCTAGTCCCTAGGGAGCTTAGGTTTGAGGTTGATGAGAGGGTTTTGGCTGACGGCACCGTGGCTAAGCAGGTTGATCCTAGGGCGGTTGAGGAGTACGCTGTTAAAGCTAGGTCAATGGGTGTTGTCAGTGTGGCTGTTTCATACCTTCACTCATACATTAACCCAGTCAATGAGGAGGTTACGGGTGATGTACTTAGGAAGTACTTTAGGTACGTTAGTTTATCGAGTAAGATAGCCCCTGAGCCTAGGGAGTATGAGAGGACCTCGACAACGGTTGTTAACGCCGTTCTCATGCCAATAGTCAGTGAGTACATAGCCAGGTTCTCTGAGGGCCTTAAGGAGCTCAACATTGACAGGTTCTACATAATGTCCAGCGCAGGTGGTCTCATAGACGCTAATGAAGCTATGGAGAGACCCGTGCAATTAATCGAGTCTGGTCCTGCAGCTGGCGCTGTGGCTGTTGCGGAGTTCTCGAGGTTAATCGGTGCTGAGAATATTATCGGCTTTGACATGGGTGGCACCACGGCTAAGGCATCCTCAATACTCAAGCACGAACCTGAGGTTACGACAGAGTACGAAGTAGGTGGTGAAGCCCATCACGGCAGGTTAATCAAAGGAAGTGGTTACCCAGTTAGGTTCCCATTCATTGACCTAGCGGAAGTTTCGAGTGGCGGTGGAACGATTATTTGGCGCGATGAAGCTGGAGCCCTCAGGGTTGGTCCGATCAGTGCTGGTGCCGATCCAGGGCCCATATGCTATGGTAGGGGTGGTAGGGAGTCGACATTGACGGATGCTAATGTGGCTCTTGGCAGGATTGGCGAGTACCTACTAGGCGGTGAGATGAGGCTTGATAGGGATGCCGCGATTAAGGGCTTGTCGAGGCTTGGTGATCCTATTAACGTGGCTCTTGAGGCCATTAGGTTGGCGACTATTGAGATGGCTAGGGCTGTTAGGCTTGTGACTGTTGAGAGGGGTCTTGACCCGAGGGACTTCACGTTGATGGCCTTTGGTGGCGCTGGTCCTCAGTTTGCGCCCTACATAGCCGAGGAGTTGGGTATTAATTCCGTGATCGTGCCGCCGGAGCCAGGCGCCTTCAGTGCCCTTGGCCTGTTAATGGCTGATGAGAGGTTTGAGGTTAGGGCGTCATTCCCAAGGAATCTTGAGGATGAGTTTAGGAGACTTGAGGATGAGTTGCTTAGTAGGTTGGGTAGGGTTGATTACTTCCTTAGGTATGCGGATGTTAGGTATATTGGGCAGGGTTGGGAGTTAACAATACCTGTTGGTAAGCCAGCAAGTATGGGCGATGTTGAGAAAGCGTTTAATGATAGGCACTACGCAACGTACGGCTTCAAACTGAATAAGCCCATTGAGGTCGTTACCATTAGGGTATTCGCGGTAATAACGAGGATTAAACCAAGGTTTAAGGCGACAAAGGCTGAGGGTGAGGCTAAGCCGAGGAGTTTCAGGAAGGTATTCTTTGATGAATGGATTGAGGTACCAATTTATTGGCGTGAGGAAATACCCACTGGGCAGGTTATTGATGGACCAGCCATAATTGAGGAGTACGGATCAACAATAGTGATTCCACCGAGGTGGAAGGCCGCGGTTGGTAAGCATGGCGAGGTAAGGATTATGCACTAA
- a CDS encoding thiolase domain-containing protein — translation MSRRVAIIGVGWYGFRPVVEEASFREMMFEAAARAYEDAGGINPRTDIDAFASCQEDFWEGIAIADEFAPEPIGGALKPVFTTPGDGLQCVANAYMMIKTGQFDVVVAESHAKPSDIANMHDVMLFGMDPLTVRAINTPNYHALAALEAQAYMSRYNVTREALAYVVVKDRRNALYNERASYGANLTIDEVLSSPYTVSPLTKLDIAPFVDASVVVVLAGEDVARRYTDTPVWVDGIHWITEDPSLEFHSWEFPMHAMKAAEAAYKIAGIQDPIKELHFAEVDSRYSFKELQFIEALKLAPIGEAHKLLLEGAFDRDGLFPVNPSGGALGEGVPLEVHGLARLVNAVLQLRGEAGRMQLNRAERAVVHSWRGVPTTTSVVAVLSR, via the coding sequence ATGTCAAGGAGAGTTGCAATTATCGGAGTTGGTTGGTACGGGTTTAGGCCCGTGGTTGAGGAAGCGTCGTTTAGGGAGATGATGTTTGAAGCTGCAGCCCGCGCCTATGAGGATGCTGGCGGCATAAACCCAAGAACTGATATTGACGCATTCGCCAGCTGCCAGGAGGACTTCTGGGAGGGCATTGCAATAGCTGATGAATTCGCCCCAGAACCCATTGGCGGTGCATTAAAGCCCGTATTCACAACACCTGGTGATGGTCTTCAATGCGTGGCTAATGCATATATGATGATTAAGACAGGGCAATTCGACGTAGTTGTTGCCGAGTCACATGCAAAACCTAGTGATATTGCCAATATGCATGATGTTATGCTCTTCGGCATGGACCCATTAACTGTTAGGGCAATAAACACACCTAACTACCATGCATTAGCAGCACTGGAGGCTCAGGCATACATGTCGCGCTATAATGTAACTAGGGAGGCATTGGCGTACGTGGTGGTTAAGGACAGGAGAAACGCCCTCTATAACGAGAGAGCTAGTTATGGCGCTAATTTAACCATTGACGAAGTCCTGAGTTCACCATACACAGTATCACCACTGACTAAACTCGATATTGCGCCTTTTGTTGATGCATCGGTCGTTGTTGTTCTCGCGGGCGAGGACGTTGCAAGAAGGTACACGGATACGCCCGTGTGGGTTGATGGTATTCATTGGATTACTGAGGATCCGTCCCTTGAATTCCATAGTTGGGAATTTCCAATGCACGCAATGAAGGCTGCCGAGGCAGCGTATAAAATAGCTGGTATTCAGGACCCAATTAAGGAACTGCACTTCGCAGAGGTTGACTCGAGGTATAGCTTCAAGGAACTACAATTCATAGAGGCGTTAAAGCTTGCCCCAATCGGTGAAGCCCATAAACTACTCCTAGAGGGCGCCTTTGATAGGGATGGTCTATTCCCAGTAAACCCAAGCGGTGGCGCACTTGGTGAGGGTGTTCCGCTCGAGGTTCATGGCCTCGCCAGGTTAGTTAATGCCGTACTTCAATTAAGGGGTGAGGCTGGCAGAATGCAGTTGAATAGGGCTGAAAGGGCTGTTGTTCATTCATGGCGTGGCGTACCAACCACCACAAGTGTCGTTGCTGTGTTAAGTAGGTGA
- the thiM gene encoding hydroxyethylthiazole kinase, translating to MMINYWEDLQRIRSKRPLIHHLMNYVVMNDAANVTLAVGASPIMAHAREEVEELAAKADALYINIGTLDDRWIESFLLAGKAANKNNVPVLLDPVGAGATRLRTETVLRILNEVEVSVLKGNGGEMMTLAGVVGMIKGVDSLGEANLEIAERLAREYGVTAVITGPRDYVSDGKRGAIVSNGTPMLQYITGSGCMVGSVIASFMAINKDLLIASVEGLVTFEIAAEKAEKKSSGPASLKVNLIDELYNMKSSDYELAKIEFKE from the coding sequence ATGATGATCAATTACTGGGAGGATCTACAGAGGATCAGGAGTAAAAGACCACTTATACATCATTTGATGAATTACGTAGTGATGAATGATGCGGCTAATGTAACGCTCGCTGTTGGTGCGTCGCCAATAATGGCTCATGCTAGGGAGGAGGTTGAGGAGTTGGCTGCTAAGGCTGATGCCCTGTATATAAACATCGGTACACTCGATGATAGGTGGATAGAGTCCTTCCTATTGGCTGGTAAGGCCGCCAATAAGAATAATGTGCCAGTACTCCTAGACCCAGTTGGCGCCGGTGCAACTAGGCTTAGGACAGAGACCGTGCTTAGGATACTTAATGAAGTCGAGGTTAGTGTGCTTAAGGGGAATGGAGGCGAGATGATGACGTTAGCCGGTGTGGTGGGCATGATTAAAGGCGTTGACTCACTGGGTGAGGCTAATCTTGAGATTGCTGAGAGGTTGGCTAGGGAGTATGGTGTTACGGCAGTAATTACAGGCCCCAGGGATTACGTGTCTGACGGTAAGAGGGGCGCCATTGTTAGTAATGGTACGCCCATGTTACAGTACATAACTGGCAGTGGCTGTATGGTTGGTTCTGTAATCGCAAGTTTCATGGCCATTAACAAAGACCTCCTGATTGCCTCAGTGGAGGGCTTAGTCACGTTTGAAATAGCTGCAGAGAAGGCGGAGAAAAAATCCTCAGGGCCCGCATCATTAAAGGTAAATTTAATTGATGAATTATACAATATGAAATCCAGTGATTATGAACTAGCCAAGATCGAATTTAAAGAGTAA
- a CDS encoding prepilin peptidase, which produces MINAYLLLTVDYVFAIIIQIIASIQDLMTREISDWTWIIGSIICIPLGLYSVFVLGQLLLYIIGVVIGSAFAFMAYWLRAMGGADSKSIAFISASIPTISASNMALTVINITPLSVLINSLIIALIMYIPYNVIQNIRYGSNCEALARVKGFNKLIYLITLMCVPAHRVFRNPNNYAISQVLIGNEFQPVIRLGLDVEDPRESLIEWLSQGRISIDTPVLTSYHIPFIVPITLGLLMYVLTHINFLVLALASL; this is translated from the coding sequence ATGATTAATGCATATTTATTACTCACTGTGGATTACGTATTCGCTATAATTATTCAAATAATAGCGTCAATACAGGACTTAATGACTAGGGAGATTAGTGATTGGACGTGGATAATAGGCTCAATAATATGCATACCGCTTGGTCTATACTCAGTATTCGTATTGGGTCAATTACTCCTATACATCATTGGTGTGGTTATTGGTTCAGCGTTCGCATTTATGGCTTATTGGTTAAGGGCTATGGGTGGTGCTGATTCTAAATCAATAGCCTTTATCTCGGCATCAATACCGACAATCTCGGCATCAAACATGGCATTGACCGTAATAAACATCACACCATTATCAGTACTAATTAATTCATTAATCATAGCCCTAATAATGTACATACCCTACAATGTTATTCAGAATATTAGGTACGGCAGTAATTGCGAGGCCTTGGCCAGGGTTAAGGGATTCAATAAGTTAATATACTTAATAACGCTCATGTGCGTACCCGCACATAGGGTGTTTAGGAACCCCAATAATTACGCGATATCCCAGGTACTTATTGGTAATGAGTTTCAACCAGTGATTAGGCTTGGTCTTGACGTTGAGGATCCAAGGGAATCACTAATTGAATGGCTTTCCCAGGGCAGAATCAGTATTGATACACCGGTACTAACCTCATATCACATACCCTTTATAGTGCCTATAACCCTTGGCCTATTAATGTATGTATTAACTCACATTAACTTCCTAGTCCTTGCCCTAGCCTCATTATGA
- a CDS encoding acryloyl-coenzyme A reductase — translation MKAVVVYDKGKYEIRDIPMPRLNDGDVLIKINYAALCYRDLLQLAGYYPRMKYPVILGHEAVGVVVESRDPRFKPGDRVVPLLHEPDGACEFCMRGLDSYCINALSYGENIDGFFAEYARVSANALVKVPSGVPDELAAFTPCVIAMVYKGLKRAGLMHGETVVVTGASGGVGIHAIQLARALGARVIAITRSPDKAKFIKQFADETTTEQRFSKVVKDLTNNVGADIVIEAVGTPTLEESLRSLRNGGRIIIIGNVNPDESYSLRLGYLIMKDIAIIGNVRSHKSDVAETFKVLSRGLIKPIIASTYSLDKFNDALEFMRNNSRIGKVLIKP, via the coding sequence ATGAAGGCAGTTGTCGTTTATGATAAGGGTAAGTACGAGATACGTGATATACCAATGCCAAGACTTAACGATGGTGACGTATTAATAAAGATAAACTACGCAGCACTATGCTACCGTGATCTACTTCAACTCGCTGGTTACTACCCAAGAATGAAGTATCCCGTTATCTTAGGCCATGAAGCCGTTGGTGTCGTAGTTGAATCAAGGGACCCAAGGTTTAAGCCAGGTGATAGGGTAGTACCACTGCTTCATGAGCCAGATGGCGCCTGTGAATTCTGCATGCGTGGACTTGATTCATACTGCATCAATGCGCTTAGTTATGGTGAGAACATTGATGGGTTCTTCGCAGAGTACGCCAGAGTATCAGCTAATGCATTGGTTAAGGTGCCTAGTGGAGTCCCCGATGAATTAGCAGCATTCACCCCCTGCGTCATAGCCATGGTTTACAAGGGTCTCAAGAGGGCAGGGTTAATGCATGGTGAGACCGTCGTAGTGACTGGAGCGAGCGGTGGTGTCGGTATTCACGCAATCCAGCTAGCCAGGGCATTGGGCGCCAGGGTTATTGCAATTACCAGATCGCCTGATAAGGCCAAATTCATTAAACAGTTTGCGGATGAAACTACCACTGAGCAGAGGTTTAGTAAGGTTGTTAAGGACCTAACAAATAACGTAGGTGCGGATATAGTGATTGAAGCCGTAGGAACGCCTACCCTTGAGGAATCACTAAGAAGTCTACGTAATGGAGGTCGTATAATAATCATTGGTAATGTAAACCCTGATGAGAGTTATTCATTAAGGCTTGGTTACTTAATAATGAAGGATATAGCGATTATTGGGAACGTTAGATCACATAAATCTGACGTTGCCGAAACATTTAAAGTATTAAGCCGTGGATTGATTAAGCCCATCATAGCTTCTACATACTCATTGGATAAATTTAATGATGCCTTGGAATTTATGAGAAATAATTCTAGGATCGGTAAGGTACTTATTAAACCTTAA